The following are encoded together in the Thalassolituus oleivorans MIL-1 genome:
- the adk gene encoding adenylate kinase has translation MRVILLGAPGAGKGTQAQFICEQFAIPQISTGDMLRAAVKAGSELGLKVKEIMETGGLVSDEIIIDLVKERIQQDDCVNGFLFDGFPRTIPQAEALLEGGVEIDHVVEIDVADEEIVKRLSGRRVHPGSGRVYHLVYNPPKVEGKDDETGDELVQRPDDEEDTVRKRLAIYHDQTAPLVSFYKKLEAEKGDSAPKYSHIPGVGSLNDITAKVLAALA, from the coding sequence ATGCGCGTGATTCTATTGGGTGCGCCAGGTGCTGGTAAAGGTACTCAGGCCCAGTTTATATGTGAACAGTTTGCTATTCCGCAAATCTCTACTGGGGATATGCTACGCGCTGCTGTTAAAGCCGGCAGTGAGCTTGGTTTAAAGGTAAAAGAAATCATGGAAACCGGCGGTTTGGTTTCTGATGAAATCATTATCGACCTAGTTAAAGAACGTATTCAACAAGACGACTGTGTAAACGGTTTTCTATTTGATGGTTTCCCGCGCACGATTCCGCAAGCGGAAGCGTTATTAGAAGGCGGTGTGGAAATTGATCATGTTGTTGAAATTGACGTAGCTGATGAAGAAATTGTTAAACGTCTAAGTGGGCGTCGCGTACATCCTGGTTCTGGTCGTGTTTATCACCTAGTTTACAATCCACCAAAAGTGGAAGGTAAAGACGATGAAACGGGTGACGAGTTAGTTCAGCGTCCGGATGATGAAGAAGATACTGTGCGTAAGCGTTTAGCTATTTATCATGATCAAACAGCGCCTTTAGTTAGCTTCTATAAAAAGTTAGAAGCAGAAAAGGGCGATAGCGCGCCAAAGTATAGTCACATTCCTGGTGTTGGTTCGTTAAACGATATTACTGCGAAGGTATTGGCTGCTTTAGCTTAA
- the relA gene encoding GTP diphosphokinase, protein MVKVRDDHPLLHDGSLDVDRWLESIQQSQDVKDPEALRDALVLAKQLSDEAIANRTYWSIDSVQMGIEMAQILLDLRLDSASVIAAILYRAVREGRLALNKVERQFGEEVAKLIEGVLRMAAISAIQNSRDEVVLGQREAQVDNLRKMLVAMIDDVRVALIKLAERTSAIRAMKDAPEDKRRKVAEEVFNIYAPLAHRLGIGHLKWELEDLAFRYLQPDAYKKIASLLDEKRLTRQSYIEEVVQRLRDEMTNADISCDVYGRAKHIYSIWRKMSRKNLDFSKIYDIRAVRILVPELRDCYAALGIVHTLWRHIPNEFDDYIANPKENGYRSLHTAVIGPEGKVLEVQIRTHAMHEDAELGVCAHWLYKGTDTNAKDQGYEQKIAWLRQVLEWHEELDDLPQLIGELRSDINPDRIYVFTPEGHVVDLPPKATPVDFAYRVHTEVGNKCRGAKVNGRIVPLTYLLKTGEQIEILTNANAHPSRDWLYPDSGYIHTTRARAKVAHWFKLQDRDKNIEEGRHLVLREVGRLDLADEPLHEVALQLNMRSVDDMFAAVGAGDLRIGQIVHMLLKLADKGGAQQQELPLIRRHEPTDRVAKSDDVFIEGVGNLLTVMAQCCLPVPGDDIHGYVTIGRGVTVHRSDCENLLHLASIEPQRVLQVSWGDRPSNIYPVEMLIQAYDRTGLLRDVSSLLANERVNVVAVNTLSNQGDNTASMSLTVEVDSLERLARLMSKIDQLPNVVSTRRVRGGAKP, encoded by the coding sequence ATGGTTAAAGTCCGAGATGATCATCCGTTATTGCATGACGGGTCATTGGATGTTGATCGTTGGTTAGAAAGCATTCAGCAGTCGCAAGATGTTAAAGATCCGGAAGCATTACGTGATGCTTTAGTGTTAGCGAAACAGTTGTCTGACGAAGCTATCGCTAACCGTACTTATTGGTCAATCGACAGCGTGCAGATGGGTATTGAGATGGCGCAAATCCTTTTGGATTTACGTCTCGATAGCGCTTCTGTTATTGCGGCTATTTTGTATCGTGCGGTCCGTGAAGGTCGTTTAGCATTAAATAAGGTTGAGCGGCAGTTTGGCGAAGAAGTTGCCAAACTGATTGAGGGCGTTTTACGGATGGCAGCAATTAGTGCCATTCAAAATTCGCGTGACGAAGTCGTTCTTGGTCAGCGCGAAGCGCAAGTCGATAACTTACGTAAAATGTTGGTCGCTATGATCGACGACGTGCGCGTTGCTTTGATTAAGCTGGCAGAACGTACATCGGCCATTCGTGCGATGAAAGACGCTCCAGAAGACAAGCGTCGTAAAGTTGCCGAAGAAGTTTTCAATATTTATGCACCACTGGCTCATCGTTTGGGGATTGGTCATTTAAAGTGGGAATTAGAAGACTTAGCCTTTCGCTATTTACAGCCTGATGCCTACAAAAAGATTGCCTCGTTACTCGATGAAAAGCGTTTAACCCGCCAGTCTTACATTGAGGAAGTCGTACAGCGTCTGCGCGACGAAATGACCAATGCCGATATTTCCTGCGATGTTTATGGCAGGGCGAAGCATATCTACAGTATCTGGCGTAAAATGAGCCGCAAGAATCTGGATTTTTCTAAGATCTACGATATTCGAGCTGTTCGCATACTTGTACCTGAATTACGCGATTGTTATGCCGCCTTGGGTATTGTTCATACTTTGTGGCGACATATTCCTAACGAATTTGACGACTACATCGCCAACCCGAAGGAAAATGGTTATCGCTCGTTGCATACAGCTGTAATCGGCCCCGAAGGTAAGGTGCTGGAAGTACAAATCCGTACTCATGCGATGCATGAAGACGCCGAACTCGGTGTTTGTGCTCATTGGTTATATAAAGGCACCGACACCAACGCCAAAGATCAGGGCTATGAGCAAAAAATTGCTTGGTTACGACAAGTGCTTGAATGGCATGAAGAGCTAGATGATTTACCGCAATTAATCGGTGAGTTACGCAGCGACATTAACCCAGACCGTATTTATGTATTTACGCCTGAAGGCCATGTGGTGGACTTACCACCTAAAGCAACTCCGGTTGATTTTGCCTATCGTGTGCATACCGAAGTCGGTAATAAATGCCGTGGCGCTAAGGTCAATGGCCGTATTGTGCCGCTGACGTATTTATTGAAAACGGGTGAGCAAATCGAAATTCTAACCAACGCGAATGCACATCCAAGCCGCGATTGGTTGTATCCCGATTCTGGATATATTCATACCACTCGTGCGCGGGCAAAAGTTGCACACTGGTTTAAATTACAAGATCGCGATAAAAATATTGAAGAAGGGCGTCACCTCGTTTTACGCGAAGTTGGACGTTTAGACTTGGCCGATGAACCTCTGCATGAAGTGGCGCTGCAGCTGAATATGCGCTCGGTCGACGATATGTTTGCGGCTGTTGGTGCGGGCGATTTACGCATCGGCCAAATCGTTCATATGCTGTTAAAGCTGGCCGACAAAGGTGGTGCGCAACAGCAAGAACTGCCGCTTATTCGTCGTCATGAGCCGACCGATCGTGTTGCGAAATCCGATGATGTCTTTATTGAAGGTGTCGGTAATTTATTAACCGTTATGGCGCAATGTTGTTTACCCGTACCGGGTGACGATATTCATGGTTACGTGACTATTGGTCGTGGCGTTACCGTGCATCGTAGCGACTGCGAAAATTTATTGCACTTAGCTTCTATTGAACCGCAGCGAGTTTTGCAAGTCAGTTGGGGGGATCGTCCTTCTAATATTTATCCTGTAGAAATGTTGATTCAAGCCTATGATCGTACCGGTTTATTACGCGATGTGAGTTCCTTGTTAGCCAACGAACGGGTTAATGTTGTTGCGGTTAATACGTTGTCGAATCAGGGTGATAACACGGCTTCAATGAGTTTAACCGTTGAAGTAGATAGCCTCGAACGCTTAGCGCGACTGATGAGTAAAATTGATCAGCTACCTAACGTGGTGTCGACTCGTCGGGTTCGCGGAGGCGCTAAACCATGA
- the ppc gene encoding phosphoenolpyruvate carboxylase, producing the protein MEELDALLRDKVRVLGSQLGGTIERQLGDGMLEQIERIRKQAKLARHGDPKERETLLAMLHDISDDELGPVVRGFNQFLNLANIAEQQHGISWRRSEHLQENVDSMFSELLTRLESSGIRGIDLSQQVADVNIELVLTAHPTEITRRTLIQKYDHIAQLLQRRDDLRDGHPDLANIEQEISLIIDEIWHTDEIRQVRPTAVDEAKWGFAVIENSLWYAIPALLRDLDQELRARGSSALPLTAVPIRFSSWMGGDRDGNPNVTATVTREVLYLARWMAADLFLRDIELLGMQLSMSEASADMRQQYTGREPYRDCLHDLRKGLEDTRRWADACAAGESTKKVPILEREDVIRPLKLCYDSLVDCGMDTIANGMLLDTIRRAACFGMSLVRLDVRQESTRHSDVLQAICEYYGWGDYNGWTEDEKQTFLLRELTSRRPLIPNFWTPSAEVQEVLDTMAVLATPAGDGVSCYIISMASEPSDILAVALLLQACGVKRLLPIVPLFETLSDLEQSGPRMDKLWSLPWYREYSMCRQQVMIGYSDSSKDAGQLAAVWAQYQAQETLSRVAAEQGIKLRLFHGRGGTVGRGGGPAQRAILAQPPGSVTGGLRVTEQGEMIRFKFGLPAVAQRNLKVYVSAVLEANLLPPAHPKDEWREMMSQLAAAGVSSYRAMVKDNPDFVRYFRAATPESELGKLSLGSRPARRRSGGGIETLRAIPWIFAWTQMRLMLPAWLGADDALRVQVDNEQLPRLKEMYSDWPFFRTYIDMLEMVLSKADPAIAQYYEERLVEPELQPIGSVLRERLANMRKLVLAVKEQTMLLENNKALQYSMQVRDPYTDPLHYLQAELLYRERQAADMVSSQVERALMVTMAGIAAGMRNTG; encoded by the coding sequence ATGGAAGAACTGGACGCATTGCTGCGCGACAAGGTCCGAGTGCTGGGTAGCCAGCTTGGTGGCACTATTGAACGACAGCTAGGCGATGGCATGCTTGAGCAAATTGAGCGTATTCGTAAACAAGCAAAGCTTGCCCGCCATGGCGATCCGAAAGAACGCGAAACACTCCTCGCCATGCTGCATGATATTTCTGATGATGAGCTTGGGCCTGTTGTACGCGGCTTTAATCAGTTTTTAAACTTGGCCAATATTGCCGAGCAGCAGCACGGAATTAGTTGGCGTCGCAGTGAACATCTGCAAGAAAATGTCGATAGCATGTTTAGCGAGTTACTTACTCGTTTAGAATCTTCAGGCATTCGTGGTATCGATTTAAGCCAGCAAGTTGCCGACGTTAATATTGAATTGGTATTAACCGCGCACCCAACGGAAATTACCCGCCGTACACTTATTCAAAAATATGATCACATAGCGCAGTTATTGCAGCGTCGCGATGATTTACGCGATGGCCATCCTGATTTAGCCAATATAGAACAAGAAATATCACTAATTATTGATGAGATTTGGCATACCGATGAAATTCGCCAAGTACGCCCAACGGCAGTCGATGAAGCGAAATGGGGTTTTGCCGTTATTGAAAACTCTTTGTGGTACGCCATTCCAGCCTTGCTACGAGATTTAGATCAAGAATTACGCGCACGTGGTAGTAGCGCTTTACCATTAACCGCCGTACCTATTCGTTTTTCGTCATGGATGGGCGGTGATCGCGACGGTAATCCGAATGTGACCGCGACCGTGACACGTGAAGTGCTATACCTCGCCCGCTGGATGGCCGCGGATTTGTTTTTACGGGATATAGAACTGTTAGGCATGCAGCTATCTATGAGTGAAGCATCAGCAGATATGCGTCAGCAATATACAGGTCGAGAACCTTACCGTGATTGCTTACACGATTTACGCAAAGGGCTAGAAGATACTCGTCGCTGGGCTGATGCTTGCGCCGCTGGAGAAAGCACTAAGAAAGTCCCAATACTCGAACGCGAAGATGTGATTCGGCCATTGAAGTTGTGCTATGACAGTTTGGTTGATTGCGGCATGGATACCATCGCCAATGGCATGTTGTTAGATACCATTCGTCGTGCAGCATGTTTTGGTATGTCGTTGGTTAGACTCGATGTCAGACAAGAGTCGACTCGTCACAGCGATGTGCTTCAAGCTATTTGTGAATATTATGGCTGGGGTGATTACAACGGCTGGACAGAAGACGAAAAGCAAACGTTTTTGCTGCGTGAGTTAACTTCACGGCGCCCATTAATCCCCAACTTCTGGACACCTTCAGCAGAGGTGCAAGAAGTATTGGATACCATGGCGGTGTTAGCAACGCCTGCTGGTGATGGCGTATCTTGCTACATTATTTCGATGGCCAGCGAGCCTTCCGATATTTTAGCGGTAGCACTTTTGTTGCAAGCCTGTGGCGTTAAACGTTTATTACCGATTGTGCCTTTATTCGAAACTTTGTCGGACTTAGAGCAGTCAGGTCCGCGTATGGATAAATTATGGTCCTTACCTTGGTATCGCGAATACAGCATGTGTCGCCAGCAAGTGATGATAGGTTATTCTGACTCGTCTAAAGATGCCGGCCAATTGGCGGCTGTTTGGGCGCAGTATCAGGCGCAAGAAACTTTGTCGCGCGTGGCAGCCGAGCAAGGTATTAAATTACGTTTATTTCATGGCCGTGGCGGTACCGTTGGACGCGGAGGTGGCCCTGCGCAACGCGCTATTTTGGCGCAACCACCGGGTTCAGTAACGGGCGGATTACGCGTGACCGAGCAGGGCGAAATGATCCGCTTTAAATTTGGTTTGCCAGCGGTTGCTCAGCGTAATCTTAAAGTTTATGTGTCAGCTGTATTAGAGGCTAACTTATTACCGCCAGCCCATCCAAAAGACGAATGGCGAGAGATGATGTCGCAATTAGCGGCTGCAGGCGTTTCTTCTTATCGCGCAATGGTTAAAGACAATCCTGATTTTGTGCGTTATTTCCGTGCGGCAACGCCAGAGTCGGAATTAGGAAAATTATCTTTGGGCAGTCGTCCTGCGCGCCGTCGTTCTGGTGGCGGTATTGAAACATTACGCGCTATTCCTTGGATTTTTGCTTGGACGCAAATGCGCTTAATGTTGCCTGCTTGGTTAGGTGCTGACGATGCGCTTCGAGTTCAGGTCGATAACGAGCAATTACCACGACTTAAAGAAATGTATAGTGACTGGCCATTTTTCCGGACTTACATCGACATGCTAGAGATGGTGTTGTCGAAAGCCGACCCGGCAATTGCACAGTATTATGAAGAACGTTTGGTTGAGCCAGAGCTACAGCCAATCGGTAGCGTTTTACGTGAGCGTCTGGCGAATATGCGCAAGCTAGTGTTGGCAGTAAAAGAGCAAACAATGTTGTTGGAAAATAATAAAGCGCTGCAATATTCTATGCAGGTACGCGATCCTTATACCGATCCGTTGCACTATTTACAGGCCGAGCTTTTGTATCGTGAACGTCAGGCTGCCGATATGGTTAGCAGCCAAGTTGAACGTGCTTTAATGGTGACGATGGCGGGCATCGCTGCCGGGATGCGTAATACCGGATAG
- the mazG gene encoding nucleoside triphosphate pyrophosphohydrolase, giving the protein MSVQYGLEQLLYTMQRLRNPQTGCPWDLRQDFASILPHTLEEAYEVADAIERQDWPHLEEELGDLLFQVIFYGQMGAELGRFDLSSIIHRLVEKLIRRHPHVFPDGTLTSERDPSITPQESEVNIRWDEIKAAEKAAKPAQIERLLDDVPVTLPALTRALKLQKKASSVGFDWPDIHGVLDKIREELDEVEAEFEGMDSKRLEDEIGDALFAITNLARHLKVDPEVALRGTNERFYQRFAFVEDAADEAGGFSQLELEHMDAAWDEAKRRGK; this is encoded by the coding sequence ATGAGCGTCCAATATGGGTTAGAGCAATTGCTGTATACCATGCAGCGTCTGCGTAACCCGCAGACAGGTTGCCCATGGGATTTGCGTCAGGATTTTGCCAGCATTCTTCCCCATACTCTGGAAGAAGCGTACGAAGTTGCGGATGCTATCGAACGTCAAGACTGGCCGCACCTTGAAGAAGAACTTGGCGATTTACTTTTTCAGGTTATTTTTTACGGACAAATGGGGGCAGAACTAGGTCGTTTTGATTTAAGTTCTATCATTCACCGTTTGGTCGAAAAACTGATTCGTCGTCATCCTCATGTATTTCCTGACGGCACTCTGACCAGCGAACGTGATCCTAGTATCACGCCGCAAGAGTCAGAAGTGAATATTCGCTGGGACGAGATTAAAGCGGCAGAAAAAGCAGCAAAGCCAGCGCAAATAGAGCGCCTGTTAGACGACGTTCCTGTTACTTTGCCAGCGCTCACGCGAGCACTCAAATTACAGAAAAAAGCCTCATCTGTGGGTTTTGACTGGCCAGATATTCACGGCGTGTTAGATAAAATTCGGGAAGAATTAGATGAAGTAGAGGCTGAGTTTGAGGGTATGGACTCGAAGCGCCTTGAAGACGAAATTGGCGATGCGCTTTTTGCGATTACCAATCTAGCGCGCCATCTTAAAGTAGACCCTGAAGTGGCATTACGTGGCACTAACGAACGCTTTTATCAGCGTTTTGCGTTTGTAGAAGACGCTGCAGACGAAGCAGGCGGTTTTAGTCAGCTCGAATTAGAGCATATGGATGCTGCTTGGGATGAAGCCAAGCGTCGCGGTAAATAA